From the genome of Deferribacteraceae bacterium V6Fe1:
AGATATTGCTGAATTAATTAATATATGCAAACAAAGGTAGAATTATGAAAAAATTAGCTATTAAAGCCAAATATATTTATTATAACAATAAAATTCACACGGACAAATTCCTTTTAATTAATAATAATCTTATTGAAGGTATTAGTAATCAACTAACTGATGGTGAATATGAAGTATTGGATAAAGGGAATTCAGGGATATTTCCTGCTTTTATAAATACCCATACTCACCTTCCGATGTCATATTTCAGAGGTCTTGCTGATGACTTACCTTTAAAGTCATGGCTTGAAGAGCATATTTGGCCAGCAGAGAGCAAAATGCTAAATGAAGAGTTTGTTTATGACGCGACTACATTAGCAGCAGCTGAAATGATAAGATCTGGAACAATATGTGCTAATGATATGTATTTCTTTTCCAAATACATAGGAAAAGCCTTAAAAGATGTTGGATTAAGGGGTGTTGTTGGTGGTGGTGTGCTAGATTTCCCAACAAAATTTGCAAAAAATTCTGATGAATATCTTAGAAGAATCGAAGAATTAATCGAAGAATTTGAAAATGATGAATTAATAAATATTTCCATTTGCCCACACGCAGCCTACACAGTAAACCCTGATAATTATAAAAAATGTATAGATTTTGCAAATAAATACAACATACAAATACATACACATCTAGCTGAAACAGAGTGGGAAGTAAATGAAATAAGTAATAGATACGGAAAAACACCTGTAAGATTATTTGATGAAATCGGGTTGTTTGATACAAATACAATTTTTGCACATGTCATTTGGGTTGATGATGAAGAAATAGAGATTTTAGGAAGAAAAAAAGCAAATATTGCTGCTTGTGTAAAAAGTAATCTAAAACTTGCAAGCGGATTTATAAAAGCTCAAAAGCTACAAGAAGCTGGAGCAAATATTACCATTGCAACTGACGGTAATGCAAGCAACAATAGTCTTAACATGTTTGAAGAAATGTCTACCTTCGCAAAAACACAAAAAGGTCTAAACTTAAACCCCACCATAATGAATGCAGAAAATGTTTTTAATATGTCCACAAAAAATGCGGCAAAAGCACTAAATTTAAGTAAATGTGGGGAGTTAAAAAAAGGTAATTTTGCAGATTTTATGATTGTTTCTTTTGACGATATAAATATGTTGCCTGTTTACAATCCAATATCACACTTAGTTTATACTGCTGAGCCTTCTAATGTAACTGATGTTTTTGTGAATGGACAATGTCTATTAAAAGATAGAAAGTTTACTACGATTGATATTGAACAAGTTAAAGAAAAAGCAAAATATTGGAGTAAAAAGATAAGGAGCTGAAATGAAAAACTATTCGGTTTACCAAAACCCATTAACTGAAAGATACACAAGCAAGGAGATGCTTGAGCTTTTTTCAGCACAAAAGAAATTCTCAACATGGAGAAAGCTTTGGATTGCTTTGGCTGAGTCTGAAAAAGAGCTTGGACTTAACATAACTCAAGAGCAAATTGATGAGATGAAAGAAAATATCAATAATATTGATTTTGAGTATGCAGCGGAAATGGAAAAAAAGTTTAGACATGATGTTATGGCTCATGTTCATACTTTTGGAAAAGTCTGTCCCAAAGCTATGCCAATAATTCATCTTGGTGCAACAAGTGCATACGTTGGTGATAATACAGATCTAATTGTAATGAAAGAAGGGCTTGAAATAGTAGTTAAAAAGTTAGTTAATGTCATCAATAATATTAAGCAATTTGCCTTGAAATATAAAGACTTGCCTACATTAGGATTTACTCACTATCAACCTGCTCAATTAACTACGGTAGGCAAAAGAGCTTGTTTGTGGCTTCAAGATTTTGTATTGGACTTTGAAGAGCTTGAGTTTGTAAAAGAAAACTTAAAATTTAGAGGGGTTAAAGGGACTACCGGGACACAGGCATCATTTTTAAATCTATTTGAAGGAAATCATGAAAAGGTAAAAAAGCTTGACGAGCTGGTATCTAAAAAGATGGGATTTGAAAAGGTATTAAAGATTGCCGGTCAAACATATACAAGAAAACAAGATACTAAGGTATTAAAAGCACTTGCAGGGATAGCTGAATCAGCTCATAAAATGGCAACTGATTTGAGATTACTGCAAAACCTCAAAGAGATTGAAGAGCCTTTTGAAAAAAGTCAGATTGGTTCAAGTGCGATGGCTTACAAAAGAAACCCTATGAGGAGTGAAAGAATTTGCTCACTCTCAAGGCATGTAATTACTCTGACTATCAACCCATATTTTACGCATGCTACTCAATGGTTTGAGCGCTCTCTTGATGACTCAGCCAATAGAAGAATCACTATTCCTGAAGCTTTTATGACAATTGATGCTATTCTTGAGCTTCTTTACAATGTTACAAACGGACTGGTTGTTTATGAAAATATGATTTTAAAGCATATTATGGAAGAGTTACCATTTATGGCAACAGAAAATATTATTATGGCTTCAGTTAAAAAAGGTGCCAGCAGACAGGATATGCATGAAATAATCAGAAAACATTCCATGGAAGCAGGTAAAGTCGTCAAAGTTGAAGGAAAGCCTAATGATTTGATACAAAGGCTGATTAATGATAAAGAAATCCCTCTTAGTAAAGAGGAGATTGAAAATATGCTTAATCCTAAGGATTTTATAGGTAGAGCTTCTGAGCAAGTTGAAGATTTTATTGAAGCTGAAGTAAATCCTATTATCGGTAAATATAAAAATTGCCTTGGACTTAATGTTGAAATAAAGGTTTAAAAGGAGGATTATCTATGAAAGCAGTACTTTTAAAAGGTTTTGGGGGACTTGATGTTTTAACTGTAGGTGAGGCAGAAAAGCCCACACCTAATGATGACCAGGTATTAATTAAAGTAGCAGCAACATCTATCAACAGACCTGATTTAGTTCAAAGAGAAGGTAAATATCCACCCCCTCCTGGGGACTCAGAAATACTTGGCCTTGAGGTAGCAGGAGTTATTGAAGAAGTTGGCAAAAACGTTACAGGATGGAAGAAAGGTGACAGAGTGGTAAGTCTTGTTGGCGGTGGCGGATATGCAGAATATGCTGTAGCCTACGGAAATCATCTTATTCCAATCCCTGAAAATATGACATTTGAAGAGGCTGCTTGTATATGTGAATCATATATAACCGCTTTTTTAAATATTTTTATATTAGGCGAGTTTAAAGATGGACAAACTGCTATTTTACACGGCGGTGGCGGCGGAGTTAATACTGCGGGGATTCAGCTTTGCAAAGCCCTTACCCCTAACTCAAAATTAATCGTTACCGCACACCCTTCAAAAATTGAAAATGTAAAAAAGCTTGGTGTAGACCTTGTAATTGATTACACATCAACAGATGATTTTTCCACTATTGTTAAGGAATTTACCAATAAAAAAGGTGTTGATCTTATTTTAGACCATGTAGGAGCAAAGTATTTGGCACCAAACATGAATTCTTTAGCTTACAAGGGGAAGCTTGTTATAATAGGGGTAATTAGCGGTATTAAAGCTGAGCTTAATCTTGCACTTATGATGGTAAAAAGACAGCATATTATAGGTTCCGTTTTGAGGTCAAGACCAGTAAGTGAAAAAGGTGAAATAGTATCAGAGTTTATAAGGGTAGCTTTGCCAAAATTTGCTGATGGCAGCATAAAACCTATAATTTCAAAAGTATTTACAATAGATGAAGTTGTTGAGGCTCACAGAATGATGGAAGAAGATAAACATTTTGGTAAGATAGTTTTAAAAATTCAGGATATCTAACAAATTATAAGTCAATTTAAATATTTCGTTAAGGTAGCTCTAATATGGGGCTGCCTTAATGTTTATAAAAATAGCTAAACTCTTTTATTAATGAATACAGTCTTTGCTTCTTTTTATTAATAAAATCCCTATCAGTCACTTCATTATAGTTTTGGTCATAAAGAGTCATATTTAGTGATTTATGCGTTTCATAAGAAAAATATAATACAGACTCGTTGTCAATTATTCCGCAATTACTCCAGTTGCAACTAATTACATATTCCCTTAGAGGCATATCAAACATATTTGCACCAAAGGAGTAATCTTTGTGAGGATTGCTTACCCCTACCAAATCTAATACTGTCGGTACAAAATCATAATGTGAAGTCATTGTATTAATGTTTTTAGGCTCTTTTTTGGGGAAGTAAACTATAAATGGCACCTTAGTTTGGTATTTACCAAAACTGTTGTTATGCCCAAAATGCCCTTCTTCATAAAATTCTTCACCATGATCCCCAGTAATCACTACAATTGTATTTTCTAAGTCCCCCTTCTCTTTTAAATAATTAAAAATATCTCCTACAAGGTAATCGTCATAGTACACTGAATTTAAATAAGCATTTTTTACTGCTGTGATATTTTTTTTACCTATTATAAGATAATTTGCTTCCTTTCCATTTGTATGAAATTTTTCAAACTCTTTAGGATACTCCCTTGCATGAGGTGCATCAAAAAAAATAAAAGAAAAATACGGTTTGTCAGATGTATAATTATCTCTAAATTTTTTAAATCTATCCACTAATATTTTTTCTCTCAATGGCTTGTCATTAGTATCAAAAGTATCTTCAACAGATTCAGGTATATCAATAAAAACAGTCTTTCTAAACTCAGGAAAAGTTAAAAGTGTCGCGGATAATATTTTAAAATTATAGCCCAAATCTTTTAATACATTAAAAATTACCGGTCCCTGTCTATTATTAAGAAAATCATGCCAATAATAACCGTATAACCCGTAAAAAAGAGAAAATATGCCAAATCGAGTTGAATTACCCCCTGAATAGTGATTTTGAAAATTTTGTGATATTTTACTTATTTTATAGATATTTGGCGTAACTTCATCATTAATCATATCAAATCTCAAACTGTCAATTACTACAACTAAAATATTTTTAGGACTATCCACCTTATTTTTAATAGTAATTTTACTCTTTGGGTAATCAAGATTGGTTTTTGTAATTTCAAGCCCTTTTTCCTTATTGATATCAATCTTCAATACTTTTTTGGCAAACCCTCTGACCGTCAAGGGCTGGTATAATGGATAAACTTTTGTATACCTTGTTACATTTTGAATATTATATATATCACAAACAGCATAGCCAACCTTTTCAATAGCAGTCAAAAGAATTAAACTTAAATAGAATAATAAGATAGATTTGGGTTTCAAGTTTATTTTTGGACCGTACTTTACTATTATAATTTCAAAAATAATTATTAATAAAACTAAAAAGATAGACGTTATAGTCGTAGACATACCCAATTGTACGGAATCCCAAAATCCCGGCGTTGTAATCATTCCAATAACCATTGCATTGAAGTGAAACCCGTAAATTCTATAAATACCCAAATCTACAAGTAAAAATATTAATATTATTGTATTTGATATAAAAATAACTGATTTTTGAAACCTTCTTGTCAACAATATAAAAGGTAAGTTTATAACAATTAATACAAAAATAAACATAAATGTATTTGAAAGTGCCGACAATACAATAAATATTTTTGAATACAATGCATTACTTTTTATTGAGAATAAATAAAATAGCAGATGTAAACATAAGATAAGAAAAAAATTAACTAATTGAGTCTTAAAAAGCACATATAACCTTTCTTTCACATTATCCTCTTGGTTTATATATAGTCAAATCTGACGTTATCAATCTTATCAGTAAGTCCTTTCCTTTAAAATTCACATAATCACCATCAATTTGGGCATCCGTAACATTTTCAACCTTAATGACATTGGTGAGAAATATAGGTAAACATTTATAAAATGTAAATATATGAATTAGGTATTTTAAAATTTCCGTAAAATTATTTTTCTCTACCATCAATACCTTAAAATAATTGGATTTTTTATTATAAATCTTAAAAGAGCCTGCATATAGATTTCCGATATTTACAATCATATGGCATGGTTTATAAGATTTCTTATCAAAAAAAACGTTAATTGGACTATATTTCATAAGTATGCTTTTTATACCTGAAACAACATATGCGTATCTGCCTATATATTTTTTTAAATTTAAGCTGACATTTTTCACAGTAATAGCATCAAGCCCAAACCCCAACATCTGTATAAAAACCTTATCACCTGCTATTCCAATTTTCATCGGCAAAACACCGGAACTAATATCAAACCTTTGCAAGGCAGACTTGTAGTCAGAACCAATTGAAAGCTCACGACATAAAACATTAACCGTGCCAAGCGGAATAAAATATACCTTAGTCTTAACTTTGTTATAATATAGCCCTTCAACAACATCCCTTATAAATCCGTCTCCGCCGATTATAAGCACAAACTCAAATCTTCCAGACTTGAAAAAATCTTTGGCAAAACCCTGATATTCAGATTTTACCGGAATAAAATTTATTGAATAGTTATCTCTAAAGTATTTTATAATATAATCTATCTTATCATTATCAAAACTGCCGCTGGCTGGGTTATAGATTGCATAAAAACTCATTTTTTTAACTTCACCTTTGGAAAAAGCATAGGCACGTTTTTTTTATACTTTTTATAAGTATCACCAAAAATATTTATCAATTTTCTTTCCTCATTTATTGCCCCTAAAATAAAATATATGGTAAGAATAACGTTTGTTATCAAATCCTTAAAATAAAGTGGCCTTCCCCATAAAAGTAAAATACCAGCAAGATAATAAGGATGCCTTACAATACTTAAAATCCCTTTATCAGTTATTAGGTCAGCAGATTCAAAATAATATTTCTCTTTATTTTTGTAATACATCTTAATCTGCTTTAATCCCAAAAAAGAGTCATTATCATAAGATTTAGAAGCTACATACCCCACTATAAGACCAACAGCACCAATTAAGTATAAAAAGAGGCTATACGGAAAAGGCGGATAAAAAAAAGCCTCTTTTGGCAAACTTATGTAAATGGCAAATAAAGGAATTAGTAAAACGGTGGACAAAACAACATAGAAAAACCTGTACCACCACAATCTGTATATTTTCCCCATTAGTTTGTAGTCAGCCAACAAACTGTGTAACAGACAGTAAATAATGAGGAAAATTGAGTATAAATAATACAATTTCATCCTACAAAAATCGACTTATCCGCATCAACAAATTTAGCCAATTCGTCAATATACTTCCCAACATCAAGGGAAAAATCATTAACAAAAAGCTCAATATGCTTTTTTATGATTTCGTTATTCAGCTCTTGGGCATATTTTTTTATAAAGGGATATATTTTCATATAATTTTCTGAAGAAAAATTAATTGAGTTTCTGATTAGATTGCAAAAATCACCGGCAATATTTACCATATTTTTATTAATCAATATACACCCTAATGGGATTGGTAAATTATATTTACTCTCCCACAAATCTCCCAAATCAACAATCTTTGTCAAACCGTAATCTTTATATACAAATCTGCCTTCGTGAATAACAAGCCCTGCATCTATCTCACCATTTACAACAGCAGGCATAATTTTATCAAATCGCATCTCAATAAAATCATTTTCAAAATCCGAAAAAAAATGTCTGTAAATCTTAAAAGCTGAAGTATTAAACCCGGGAATACCTATTTTTGCTTTCTTTAGATTATCCTGATATCTGATTTTTTTTGACACCAAAATCGGGCCGCATCCAAAACCCAAGGCACCACCTGCTGTTAGCACCATATAATTTTCTTTGACTTTGTCAACTACACCGTAAGATACCTTTATAATGTCAAGTTTGTTTTTAATTGCCAAGTTATTCAAAACTTCAACATCATCAAGCACTACTTTTATGTCGTAGCGGTGTTCGATAAATCTATTAATAATTGGCCCGAATATGAAAGTATCATTCGGGCAAGTGGAGATGCCAAGTCTTAGTATCATTTCATATCCTAATTGGTTGGTAACGGTATTTTTCCAAAAAGATATTTAAGATCATCATCGAGAAATATAAGCCCGGCTCCGACAAATCCGCTTCTGGTATCATCGTTTAGAAAGTCATCATAACCTACATTTAAATATAAGTTTTTAGTAAAGTTATAATACAGGCTTGTCTTCATATGCGGTTTTCTGTCTGAACTACTGTCGGAAAAGTCATAAGCATCCAGAGAAAGTTGGAGTTTTTCATCATCAAATGGAAAATAATCCGCTCCGAGGCCAAACTCCGACTCCATAAGTCCTATTCTCAAATCCACTTTATCATAAAATCTTTGCACATATTGAGCTATAAAGGTTAATGAATTTTCCTTTCTTTTGGTTTCTTTTACAGAATAGGAGGTGCTTGTGGAGCTTGAAGGCCCTTCAATATAGTAAGGCACATCTCCGCTGTAATTATAAGTGGTGTTTGTTACGTATGCTTTCCCTTTGGTACTGGTAGCAAGACCCAAAAGATAATATTTATCTTTTCGAGGCTGGACTTTAAGCTTAAAATACCCTTTTGACTCTCCGGTATCCCACATCTTCTCACCACTGAAAGAGAGATAAAATTTAAACTTATCAAATTGAGTTACCATATTTTTCAACCCTTTTACAGTTTCCTTAACATCTTTGGCCGTCTCATTATCATTTAAAAGAGTCCCGATAGTGCCGTCCCCTTTGTTAATCTTATCTGTAATTTCGTTA
Proteins encoded in this window:
- a CDS encoding amidohydrolase family protein, which gives rise to MKKLAIKAKYIYYNNKIHTDKFLLINNNLIEGISNQLTDGEYEVLDKGNSGIFPAFINTHTHLPMSYFRGLADDLPLKSWLEEHIWPAESKMLNEEFVYDATTLAAAEMIRSGTICANDMYFFSKYIGKALKDVGLRGVVGGGVLDFPTKFAKNSDEYLRRIEELIEEFENDELINISICPHAAYTVNPDNYKKCIDFANKYNIQIHTHLAETEWEVNEISNRYGKTPVRLFDEIGLFDTNTIFAHVIWVDDEEIEILGRKKANIAACVKSNLKLASGFIKAQKLQEAGANITIATDGNASNNSLNMFEEMSTFAKTQKGLNLNPTIMNAENVFNMSTKNAAKALNLSKCGELKKGNFADFMIVSFDDINMLPVYNPISHLVYTAEPSNVTDVFVNGQCLLKDRKFTTIDIEQVKEKAKYWSKKIRS
- a CDS encoding adenylosuccinate lyase codes for the protein MKNYSVYQNPLTERYTSKEMLELFSAQKKFSTWRKLWIALAESEKELGLNITQEQIDEMKENINNIDFEYAAEMEKKFRHDVMAHVHTFGKVCPKAMPIIHLGATSAYVGDNTDLIVMKEGLEIVVKKLVNVINNIKQFALKYKDLPTLGFTHYQPAQLTTVGKRACLWLQDFVLDFEELEFVKENLKFRGVKGTTGTQASFLNLFEGNHEKVKKLDELVSKKMGFEKVLKIAGQTYTRKQDTKVLKALAGIAESAHKMATDLRLLQNLKEIEEPFEKSQIGSSAMAYKRNPMRSERICSLSRHVITLTINPYFTHATQWFERSLDDSANRRITIPEAFMTIDAILELLYNVTNGLVVYENMILKHIMEELPFMATENIIMASVKKGASRQDMHEIIRKHSMEAGKVVKVEGKPNDLIQRLINDKEIPLSKEEIENMLNPKDFIGRASEQVEDFIEAEVNPIIGKYKNCLGLNVEIKV
- a CDS encoding NAD(P)H-quinone oxidoreductase — its product is MKAVLLKGFGGLDVLTVGEAEKPTPNDDQVLIKVAATSINRPDLVQREGKYPPPPGDSEILGLEVAGVIEEVGKNVTGWKKGDRVVSLVGGGGYAEYAVAYGNHLIPIPENMTFEEAACICESYITAFLNIFILGEFKDGQTAILHGGGGGVNTAGIQLCKALTPNSKLIVTAHPSKIENVKKLGVDLVIDYTSTDDFSTIVKEFTNKKGVDLILDHVGAKYLAPNMNSLAYKGKLVIIGVISGIKAELNLALMMVKRQHIIGSVLRSRPVSEKGEIVSEFIRVALPKFADGSIKPIISKVFTIDEVVEAHRMMEEDKHFGKIVLKIQDI
- a CDS encoding sulfatase-like hydrolase/transferase, with amino-acid sequence MKERLYVLFKTQLVNFFLILCLHLLFYLFSIKSNALYSKIFIVLSALSNTFMFIFVLIVINLPFILLTRRFQKSVIFISNTIILIFLLVDLGIYRIYGFHFNAMVIGMITTPGFWDSVQLGMSTTITSIFLVLLIIIFEIIIVKYGPKINLKPKSILLFYLSLILLTAIEKVGYAVCDIYNIQNVTRYTKVYPLYQPLTVRGFAKKVLKIDINKEKGLEITKTNLDYPKSKITIKNKVDSPKNILVVVIDSLRFDMINDEVTPNIYKISKISQNFQNHYSGGNSTRFGIFSLFYGLYGYYWHDFLNNRQGPVIFNVLKDLGYNFKILSATLLTFPEFRKTVFIDIPESVEDTFDTNDKPLREKILVDRFKKFRDNYTSDKPYFSFIFFDAPHAREYPKEFEKFHTNGKEANYLIIGKKNITAVKNAYLNSVYYDDYLVGDIFNYLKEKGDLENTIVVITGDHGEEFYEEGHFGHNNSFGKYQTKVPFIVYFPKKEPKNINTMTSHYDFVPTVLDLVGVSNPHKDYSFGANMFDMPLREYVISCNWSNCGIIDNESVLYFSYETHKSLNMTLYDQNYNEVTDRDFINKKKQRLYSLIKEFSYFYKH
- a CDS encoding isoprenylcysteine carboxylmethyltransferase family protein, encoding MKLYYLYSIFLIIYCLLHSLLADYKLMGKIYRLWWYRFFYVVLSTVLLIPLFAIYISLPKEAFFYPPFPYSLFLYLIGAVGLIVGYVASKSYDNDSFLGLKQIKMYYKNKEKYYFESADLITDKGILSIVRHPYYLAGILLLWGRPLYFKDLITNVILTIYFILGAINEERKLINIFGDTYKKYKKNVPMLFPKVKLKK
- a CDS encoding 1,4-dihydroxy-6-naphthoate synthase; protein product: MILRLGISTCPNDTFIFGPIINRFIEHRYDIKVVLDDVEVLNNLAIKNKLDIIKVSYGVVDKVKENYMVLTAGGALGFGCGPILVSKKIRYQDNLKKAKIGIPGFNTSAFKIYRHFFSDFENDFIEMRFDKIMPAVVNGEIDAGLVIHEGRFVYKDYGLTKIVDLGDLWESKYNLPIPLGCILINKNMVNIAGDFCNLIRNSINFSSENYMKIYPFIKKYAQELNNEIIKKHIELFVNDFSLDVGKYIDELAKFVDADKSIFVG